From Haliotis asinina isolate JCU_RB_2024 chromosome 8, JCU_Hal_asi_v2, whole genome shotgun sequence, a single genomic window includes:
- the LOC137294608 gene encoding uncharacterized protein, translating into MSIRLSVHRPELTMPVLTESSQRPACMPGSKDECFLPRISQRGSCSDSDSVVECRRGAIARVPPSATTSVSSSPVKLPAISGKAKSNSVSSLSNGMSPTRREDQRSNLCRSPSCPSNLGFWYDRDGDTETPTPVDHGYSYPVSQISKRDSGDLKLPNIKDRNSMCSGASQITVRSLATQRSPTKLNRDISPHTCRRDTSVSLSLNRDVTKDLPTPRAENVLDSQRSNTQSALLLPIRNSESRLSLKGKKKKKKKQDSRQNTDISINSENTLVGSGASENFEQMKTKMEAIDARGYFSDAEESGMSDERFITKVKEENHVSKGKDGVVKVNKRHKLKKRMTDNNLYFERELTQVNA; encoded by the coding sequence ATGTccatccgtctgtccgtccaCAGACCCGAGTTGACCATGCCTGTCCTCACTGAGTCCTCCCAAAGACCAGCCTGCATGCCCGGATCTAAGGACGAATGCTTCCTGCCACGAATCTCACAACGAGGCTCCTGCTCTGACTCCGACTCTGTTGTTGAATGCAGAAGAGGAGCAATTGCCCGAGTTCCGCCCAGTGCTACTACATCTGTGTCCAGTAGTCCAGTGAAACTACCAGCCATATCTGGGAAGGCCAAGTCCAATAGTGTTTCCAGTCTTTCCAATGGGATGTCTCCAACTCGGAGAGAGGATCAGAGATCCAATCTGTGCCGTTCTCCGAGCTGTCCCTCCAACCTGGGATTCTGGTACGATCGCGACGGAGATACTGAGACACCAACTCCGGTTGACCACGGTTATTCATACCCAGTCTCTCAAATTTCGAAAAGAGATTCTGGAGATTTGAAGTTACCGAACATCAAAGATCGGAATTCAATGTGTAGTGGGGCGAGCCAGATCACTGTCCGGAGTCTGGCCACTCAGAGAAGTCCGACAAAGTTGAACCGAGATATCAGTCCACACACTTGTAGACGAGACACGTccgtatctctctctctcaatcgGGACGTCACAAAGGACTTACCCACTCCTCGAGCTGAAAACGTCCTTGACAGTCAAAGGTCAAACACCCAAAGTGCACTTTTGCTTCCCATTCGGAATTCGGAATCCAGGTTGTCTCTCAAAGgcaaaaagaaaaagaagaaaaaacaagATTCTCGTCAGAACACCGATATCAGTATTAACTCCGAGAACACTCTAGTTGGATCGGGGGCTTCCGAGAATTTCGAACAAATGAAAACCAAGATGGAAGCCATTGATGCTCGCGGATATTTTTCCGACGCAGAGGAATCGGGGATGAGTGACGAACGATTCATTACCAAAGTCAAGGAAGAGAACCATGTATCAAAAGGAAAGGATGGTGTTGTCAAAGTCAACAAGCGTCATAAGCTAAAGAAAAGGATGACGGATAACAACTTGTACTTTGAGCGAGAGTTAACGCAGGTGAATGCGTGA